In Hamadaea flava, a genomic segment contains:
- a CDS encoding response regulator transcription factor gives MVTTTPTPVAAAPARTARLLLIEDDDGVARLIARALSRDGYVVERAGTGEEGLRYATDEEFDLVLLDLMLPGLHGSAVLAELMRQRPHQRVIVLSAVPEVGTRVACLEAGAADFVSKPFALAELLARVRARLRDRAPGPAADSVVIGPICLDLALHRVAVDGRWTALSYREFLLLRHLMEAAGRACGRSELLHAVWGMTFDPGSNVVDVTVRRLRAKLDHPDRIETVRHVGYRFATP, from the coding sequence ATCGTCACGACCACACCCACCCCCGTAGCGGCGGCCCCTGCCCGGACCGCGCGCCTGCTCCTCATCGAGGACGACGACGGCGTCGCGCGGCTGATCGCGCGTGCCCTGAGCCGGGACGGCTACGTGGTTGAGCGGGCCGGCACCGGCGAGGAGGGCCTCCGGTACGCCACCGATGAGGAGTTCGACCTGGTCCTGCTGGACCTGATGCTCCCGGGGCTCCACGGGTCGGCGGTCCTCGCCGAGCTGATGCGCCAGCGCCCGCATCAGCGGGTCATCGTGCTGTCGGCGGTGCCCGAGGTCGGCACCCGGGTCGCCTGCCTGGAGGCGGGCGCCGCCGACTTCGTCAGCAAGCCGTTCGCCCTGGCCGAACTGCTCGCCCGAGTACGCGCCCGACTGCGGGACCGGGCTCCCGGACCGGCCGCCGACTCCGTGGTGATCGGCCCGATCTGTCTGGACCTGGCGTTGCACCGGGTGGCGGTGGACGGCCGCTGGACCGCGCTGAGCTATCGCGAATTCCTGCTGCTGCGGCATCTGATGGAGGCGGCGGGCCGGGCCTGCGGCCGGTCGGAGCTGCTGCACGCCGTCTGGGGAATGACCTTCGACCCCGGCAGCAACGTCGTCGACGTGACCGTTCGCCGGTTGCGCGCCAAACTGGACCACCCCGACCGGATCGAGACCGTACGCCATGTCGGCTACCGCTTCGCCACCCCTTAA
- a CDS encoding gluconokinase — protein sequence MDSAPANSARHVVVMGVSGCGKSTVARRIAERTGFLFADADDYHSEENVDRMRRGVPLNDADRVPWLNRLAWWLAHQDRLGVSTVLACSALRRSYRDILRSGAPTLDFVHLAGPMQVIQLRLAHRAGHYMPSSLLESQYAALEPLQDDETGIVLDLAETPDELATDAIKRLKLPTIAG from the coding sequence ATGGACAGCGCACCGGCGAACTCAGCACGACACGTCGTCGTGATGGGCGTTTCCGGCTGCGGCAAGTCGACCGTCGCCCGGCGCATCGCCGAGCGCACCGGTTTCCTCTTCGCCGACGCCGACGACTACCACTCCGAGGAGAACGTCGACCGCATGCGGCGCGGCGTGCCGCTCAACGACGCCGACCGCGTGCCCTGGCTGAACCGCCTGGCCTGGTGGCTCGCGCATCAGGACCGCCTCGGCGTCTCGACCGTGCTCGCCTGTTCCGCGCTGCGCCGCAGCTACCGCGACATCCTCCGCAGCGGCGCCCCGACCCTCGACTTCGTTCACCTGGCCGGGCCGATGCAGGTCATCCAGCTGCGGCTGGCCCACCGCGCGGGCCACTACATGCCGTCGAGCCTGCTGGAGTCCCAGTACGCCGCCCTCGAACCGCTCCAGGACGACGAGACCGGCATCGTCCTCGACCTCGCGGAGACCCCCGACGAGCTGGCGACCGACGCGATCAAGCGGCTCAAACTGCCCACCATCGCGGGCTGA
- a CDS encoding GNAT family N-acetyltransferase, with the protein MIDVRLRAVTEADLPVFFEWQRDPEAARLSKIPGREWEEFLTHWRTKVLPNPDGLLRAITADGVLAGNIVSFPFRERRCVGYWLGRDFWGKGVGTTALRQFLADVDQSRPLYIETDEGNAGSLHMAEKCGFERVGLEVEGDLRFVVLRLDD; encoded by the coding sequence ATGATCGACGTGCGGCTGCGGGCCGTGACCGAGGCGGATCTGCCGGTGTTCTTCGAGTGGCAGCGTGATCCGGAGGCGGCCCGGCTTTCCAAGATCCCCGGACGCGAGTGGGAGGAGTTCCTGACCCATTGGCGGACCAAGGTGCTGCCCAACCCCGACGGGTTGCTCCGAGCGATCACCGCCGACGGCGTACTGGCGGGCAACATCGTGTCGTTCCCGTTCCGTGAGCGCCGCTGCGTCGGTTACTGGCTCGGGCGGGACTTCTGGGGCAAAGGCGTCGGCACCACGGCCCTGCGGCAGTTCCTCGCCGACGTCGACCAGTCCCGTCCGCTGTACATCGAGACCGACGAGGGCAACGCCGGGTCGCTGCACATGGCGGAGAAGTGCGGCTTCGAGCGGGTCGGCCTGGAGGTAGAGGGGGACCTGCGGTTCGTCGTCCTACGGCTCGACGACTAG
- a CDS encoding ArsR/SmtB family transcription factor, which yields MPRLEFSGPDLGRVRFAIMPFQETLKAARGLALPATPAGLAGWRHATLPRLPAAARPALALCGAHSRHLPDFLTPQPPTGPLTFDDELAAALADPGLPVEDDTLSFRSVLRTPSKLVEDLLAAPDRGRRALAASFTALHRAVLAADWPRLHAQLAADVAGRARTAARHGVEAMLAGLAPGLVRWSHPFLEYAGPPAPDHQLAGRGLVLVPSMFLTDAVHRQLNDRQQPMLFYPARTAAEFWRDGRVADGRLAGPVGEPRARILRLLAERPLGTGELAAELGVAPSTASEHLAGLRRAGLVVTTRSGRDASHQPTALAWSLLDVYIG from the coding sequence GTGCCCCGACTGGAGTTCAGCGGGCCGGATCTAGGCCGGGTCCGCTTCGCGATCATGCCGTTCCAGGAGACGCTCAAGGCCGCCCGGGGACTCGCCCTACCGGCCACCCCGGCCGGGCTGGCCGGCTGGCGGCATGCCACCCTGCCGAGGCTGCCCGCCGCGGCCCGCCCCGCGCTCGCGTTGTGCGGCGCGCACTCCCGGCATCTGCCGGACTTCCTGACGCCGCAGCCGCCCACCGGCCCGCTCACCTTCGACGACGAACTGGCGGCCGCCCTGGCCGACCCCGGGCTCCCCGTCGAGGACGACACGCTGTCGTTTCGCTCCGTTCTGCGTACCCCTTCGAAACTGGTGGAGGACCTGCTGGCCGCGCCCGACCGCGGACGTCGCGCGCTCGCGGCCTCGTTCACCGCATTGCACCGCGCGGTGCTGGCGGCGGACTGGCCACGGTTGCACGCGCAGCTGGCCGCGGACGTGGCCGGTCGGGCGCGGACGGCGGCCCGGCACGGCGTCGAGGCGATGCTGGCCGGCCTGGCACCGGGACTGGTGCGCTGGTCGCACCCCTTCCTGGAGTACGCCGGCCCACCAGCGCCCGATCATCAGCTGGCTGGTCGGGGCCTGGTGCTGGTGCCGAGCATGTTCCTGACCGACGCCGTACATCGGCAGCTCAACGACCGGCAGCAGCCGATGCTCTTCTATCCGGCCCGGACCGCCGCCGAGTTCTGGCGCGACGGGCGGGTCGCGGACGGGCGGCTGGCCGGGCCGGTGGGGGAGCCGCGGGCGCGGATCCTGCGGCTGCTGGCCGAGCGGCCGCTCGGGACCGGCGAACTGGCCGCCGAGTTGGGCGTCGCGCCGTCGACCGCGTCGGAGCACCTCGCCGGGTTGCGTCGCGCCGGGCTGGTGGTGACGACCAGATCGGGACGCGACGCATCGCACCAGCCGACCGCGCTGGCGTGGTCCTTGTTGGACGTCTACATCGGATGA
- a CDS encoding methionine ABC transporter ATP-binding protein: MIELHQLRKTYAGGVVALDGVDLTVAAGEVFGVVGRSGAGKSTLLRTVNLLERPDSGTVRVAGQDLTALPAARLRAARHRIGMIFQHFNLLRGRTVAANVALPLTLAGVARAQRRGRVAELLDLVGLADKATEYPARLSGGQRQRVAIARALATRPDVLLSDEATSALDPYTTVEVLDLLRDLNQRLGLTVLLITHDLGVVDRICDRVGVLSEGRLLEAGPVADLAANPASALSKLREAVR, encoded by the coding sequence ATGATTGAATTGCACCAATTGCGAAAAACGTACGCCGGTGGCGTGGTCGCCCTCGACGGCGTCGATCTGACGGTCGCGGCCGGGGAGGTCTTCGGCGTCGTCGGGCGCAGCGGCGCGGGCAAGAGCACGCTGCTGCGTACGGTGAACCTGCTCGAACGGCCCGACAGCGGGACGGTGCGGGTGGCCGGACAGGACCTGACGGCGTTGCCCGCCGCGCGGCTCCGGGCCGCCCGGCACCGGATCGGCATGATCTTCCAGCACTTCAACCTGCTGCGCGGCCGAACGGTCGCGGCCAATGTGGCGCTGCCGTTGACGTTGGCCGGCGTCGCCCGGGCGCAGCGCCGGGGACGGGTCGCCGAGCTGCTCGACCTCGTGGGGCTGGCCGACAAGGCGACCGAGTATCCGGCCCGGCTGTCCGGCGGCCAACGGCAACGGGTGGCCATCGCCCGGGCCTTGGCCACCCGACCGGACGTGCTGCTGTCCGACGAGGCGACCAGCGCGCTCGACCCCTACACGACCGTCGAGGTGCTGGATCTGCTGCGCGATCTCAACCAGCGGCTCGGTCTGACCGTCCTGCTCATCACGCACGATCTCGGGGTCGTCGACCGGATCTGCGACCGCGTCGGCGTGCTGTCCGAAGGCCGCCTGCTGGAAGCCGGCCCGGTGGCGGACCTGGCAGCGAATCCGGCGTCGGCGCTGTCGAAGTTGCGGGAAGCGGTGCGCTGA
- a CDS encoding sensor histidine kinase codes for MSATASPPLNRLAKSRLPDSFRLGWSLRVVWLVGAAVCATAMWLLPGTATIPFHLMWIGLSLLYGFTRWRPVELAVMVGVTAAATGAILVSHAAGGRIEWLETLEVPLSVALIAVTAALVRRRHLALLALADAADRDRQVAEARQHLMRQVAHELRTPITVARGFTELVADRHADAETREDSDTVLAELDKLARITQRLVTLIDADGAYVPEALDLPAEVTRIVRRWTPAADRAWSWKCAGGTVIANRDRLEAVLDCLLDNAVKFTGPGDRIAVEGQADDLAWTITVTDSGPGPTPGGPGTGTSLGLVMARTVVAGWGGEVRLAHEPATGTTVTLHVPAQRPDGR; via the coding sequence ATGTCGGCTACCGCTTCGCCACCCCTTAACCGGCTCGCCAAGAGCAGGCTGCCCGACTCGTTCCGGCTGGGCTGGTCGCTGCGCGTCGTCTGGCTCGTCGGCGCGGCGGTCTGCGCGACCGCGATGTGGCTGCTTCCGGGCACCGCGACGATCCCGTTCCACCTGATGTGGATCGGCCTGTCGCTGCTGTACGGGTTCACCCGGTGGCGCCCGGTCGAGCTCGCCGTCATGGTCGGCGTGACCGCCGCCGCGACCGGCGCGATCTTGGTGAGCCACGCGGCGGGCGGCCGGATCGAGTGGCTGGAGACCTTGGAGGTCCCGCTCAGCGTCGCCCTGATCGCAGTGACCGCCGCCCTCGTCCGCCGCCGCCATCTGGCCTTGCTGGCGCTGGCCGACGCCGCCGACCGGGACCGGCAGGTCGCTGAGGCCCGCCAGCACCTGATGCGGCAGGTCGCCCACGAGCTGCGTACGCCGATCACCGTCGCGCGCGGCTTCACCGAGCTGGTCGCCGACCGGCACGCCGACGCGGAGACCCGCGAGGACTCCGACACGGTGCTCGCCGAGCTGGACAAGCTCGCCCGCATCACGCAGCGCCTGGTGACCCTGATCGACGCCGACGGCGCGTACGTGCCGGAGGCGCTGGACCTGCCGGCCGAGGTGACCCGCATCGTCCGGCGGTGGACGCCGGCCGCCGACCGCGCCTGGTCCTGGAAGTGCGCCGGCGGCACCGTGATCGCCAACCGCGACCGGCTGGAGGCGGTGCTGGACTGCCTGCTCGACAACGCGGTGAAGTTCACCGGCCCCGGCGATCGCATCGCCGTCGAGGGCCAGGCCGACGACTTGGCCTGGACGATCACGGTCACCGACAGCGGACCCGGGCCGACACCGGGCGGTCCGGGCACCGGCACCAGTCTGGGACTGGTGATGGCCCGGACAGTGGTAGCCGGATGGGGCGGCGAGGTACGCCTGGCGCACGAGCCCGCGACGGGCACCACCGTCACGCTTCACGTGCCCGCGCAGCGGCCGGACGGCAGATGA
- the aroH gene encoding chorismate mutase, with translation MPIRAVRGATQLDVDEREHLLDRVAELVKEVLHSNELDTEDLISAIFTATPDIHSEFPAYAARLMGMSDVPLICAQELDIAGAMPLVIRLMAHVDTELPRDQITHVYLHGAAALRRDLTHVHAVPD, from the coding sequence GTGCCGATTCGGGCAGTACGCGGGGCGACCCAGCTGGACGTCGACGAGCGGGAGCATCTGCTGGACCGGGTCGCCGAACTGGTCAAGGAAGTCCTGCACAGCAACGAGCTGGACACCGAGGACCTGATCAGCGCGATCTTCACGGCCACCCCGGACATCCACTCCGAGTTCCCGGCGTACGCCGCCCGCCTGATGGGCATGTCGGACGTGCCGCTGATCTGCGCCCAGGAACTCGACATCGCCGGAGCGATGCCGCTGGTGATCCGGCTGATGGCGCACGTCGACACCGAGCTGCCGCGCGACCAGATCACCCACGTCTACCTGCATGGGGCGGCGGCGCTGCGGCGGGATCTCACGCACGTGCACGCGGTGCCGGACTGA
- a CDS encoding cupin domain-containing protein, with product MSTQPRQIGNAAAILANTSTAGAIWRVTDEPRQLDANIIHLPAGDRIASHQGPDLDVLIHVLAGSGHLDSGGQSLELASGALIWLPRGSQRAVVAGPDGLTYFSVHPKRPPLGITRPS from the coding sequence GTGAGCACGCAACCGCGCCAGATCGGGAACGCCGCCGCCATCCTGGCGAACACGAGCACAGCCGGCGCCATCTGGCGGGTCACCGACGAACCCCGCCAGCTCGACGCGAACATCATCCACCTGCCGGCCGGCGACCGCATCGCGTCCCATCAAGGTCCCGACCTCGACGTGCTGATCCACGTCCTCGCCGGGAGCGGCCACCTCGACAGCGGCGGCCAGTCACTGGAACTCGCGTCCGGCGCGCTGATCTGGCTCCCGCGCGGATCGCAGCGGGCCGTCGTCGCCGGGCCGGACGGGCTCACCTACTTCAGCGTCCACCCGAAACGCCCGCCGCTCGGGATCACGCGCCCGTCGTGA
- a CDS encoding MetQ/NlpA family ABC transporter substrate-binding protein gives MNRRLLLAAPLALALTAALAACSSDNDSSSSDALVVGASSVPHAEILREAARLAPDLKLEIKEFDDYVQPNLATESGELDANYFQHKPYLDDFAAKNPVHLVSVVAVHIEPLGAYSKKVKSLADLPAGATVAIPADATNGGRALALLAAEGLITLKDGAGVTATERDITANPKKLKVTALEAAQLPRALDDVDLAVINGNYALQANLKPATDALALEKGQGNPYANLLVVKQGHENDARIQELAKVLTSPEIKKFITDKYSGGVLAAF, from the coding sequence ATGAACCGCCGCCTGCTGCTCGCCGCCCCGCTCGCCCTCGCCCTCACGGCCGCCCTGGCCGCCTGCTCCTCCGACAACGACTCGTCCTCTTCGGACGCGCTCGTGGTGGGGGCCAGCTCGGTCCCGCATGCCGAGATCCTCCGCGAGGCGGCCCGGCTCGCCCCGGACCTCAAGCTGGAGATCAAGGAGTTCGACGACTACGTCCAGCCCAACCTCGCCACCGAGTCCGGCGAGCTGGACGCCAACTACTTCCAGCACAAGCCCTACCTGGACGACTTCGCCGCGAAGAACCCGGTTCACCTGGTCTCCGTGGTCGCCGTGCACATCGAGCCGCTGGGTGCGTACTCGAAGAAGGTGAAGTCCCTGGCCGACCTGCCGGCGGGTGCGACCGTCGCCATCCCGGCCGACGCCACCAACGGCGGCCGAGCGCTCGCCCTGCTGGCGGCGGAGGGCCTGATCACGCTGAAGGACGGCGCCGGGGTGACCGCCACCGAGCGGGACATCACGGCCAACCCGAAGAAGCTGAAGGTCACCGCGCTCGAAGCGGCCCAGCTGCCCCGGGCGCTGGACGACGTCGACCTCGCCGTGATCAACGGCAACTACGCGCTGCAGGCGAACCTGAAGCCCGCGACCGACGCGCTCGCGCTGGAGAAGGGCCAGGGCAACCCCTACGCCAACCTCCTGGTGGTCAAGCAGGGCCACGAGAACGACGCGCGCATCCAGGAACTGGCCAAGGTGCTGACCTCGCCGGAGATCAAGAAGTTCATCACGGACAAGTACTCGGGTGGGGTGCTGGCCGCGTTCTGA
- a CDS encoding RidA family protein, with translation MTYAIQPLNPPTLPASTGSYTHGTLVTGARRAVFVSGQVPWDRDEPVPPDFADQCRLTWRNVLAVLAEADMGVRNLASVRIFLADRAYRTINGNIREEVLGDHRPAITIVIATIYAEDWLLEIEAVAVD, from the coding sequence ATGACCTACGCGATCCAGCCGCTGAACCCGCCGACCCTTCCGGCGTCTACCGGCTCCTACACCCACGGCACCCTTGTCACCGGCGCACGCCGGGCCGTCTTCGTCAGCGGCCAGGTGCCGTGGGACCGCGACGAGCCGGTCCCGCCGGACTTCGCCGACCAATGCCGGTTGACCTGGCGCAACGTCCTTGCCGTGCTGGCCGAGGCGGACATGGGCGTCCGCAATCTCGCCAGCGTGCGGATCTTCCTCGCCGACCGGGCGTACCGAACAATCAACGGCAATATTCGCGAAGAGGTATTGGGCGATCACCGTCCGGCGATCACGATCGTCATCGCGACCATCTATGCCGAGGATTGGCTGCTGGAGATCGAGGCCGTCGCGGTCGATTGA
- a CDS encoding anhydro-N-acetylmuramic acid kinase — MRVLGLSSGTSYDGIDAALVEFEPDGAVLRARLLRTGTFPYSDRTRDAIRAALPPNQVDLGAVCRLDTWIGQEFAEAAASYQAAEPELVCSHGQTLFHWVEGGAALGTLQLGQPAWIAERTGLPVVADVRVRDIAAGGQGAPLAAILDTLLLADRPAAGALNIGGIANLTVPSRRLAYDTGPGNALIDAAMLRLTGRAYDEDGELARSGRILPGLLGDLLQDPYYARQPPKSTGKELFHAGYLPTTDAGPADLLATLTELTAVTIATEVAEHGLASLVVSGGGVRNAYLMERLTELVGPTVVTTSDALGVPADSKEALLFALIGWLTAHGLAATLPACTGARTASVLGSVTGPLPPRTATTPVRLVVEP; from the coding sequence ATGAGGGTCCTCGGGCTCAGCTCGGGGACCTCGTACGACGGGATCGACGCGGCCCTGGTCGAGTTCGAGCCCGACGGTGCGGTGCTGCGCGCGCGGCTGCTCCGCACCGGCACGTTCCCCTACTCCGACCGTACGCGTGACGCCATCCGCGCCGCGCTGCCGCCGAACCAGGTCGACCTGGGCGCGGTATGCCGGCTGGACACCTGGATCGGCCAGGAGTTCGCCGAGGCCGCTGCGTCCTATCAGGCCGCCGAACCGGAGCTGGTCTGCTCGCACGGGCAGACCCTGTTCCACTGGGTGGAGGGCGGCGCCGCGCTCGGCACGCTCCAACTCGGCCAGCCCGCCTGGATCGCCGAACGCACGGGGCTGCCCGTCGTGGCCGACGTCCGGGTGCGCGACATCGCGGCCGGCGGGCAAGGCGCTCCGCTGGCTGCCATCCTCGACACCTTGCTTTTGGCGGACCGCCCGGCGGCGGGCGCGCTCAACATCGGCGGCATCGCCAATCTCACCGTCCCGAGCCGGCGGCTGGCGTACGACACGGGTCCGGGCAACGCCCTGATCGACGCGGCCATGCTCCGGCTCACCGGGCGGGCCTACGACGAGGACGGCGAGCTGGCCCGCAGCGGCCGGATCCTGCCCGGACTGCTCGGCGACCTGCTCCAGGACCCGTACTACGCCCGGCAGCCGCCCAAGTCGACCGGCAAGGAGCTGTTCCACGCCGGTTATCTGCCCACCACCGACGCCGGGCCGGCCGACCTGCTCGCCACGCTGACCGAGCTGACCGCCGTCACGATCGCCACCGAGGTCGCCGAACACGGGCTCGCTTCGCTCGTCGTCTCCGGCGGCGGCGTACGCAACGCCTATCTGATGGAGCGCCTCACCGAGTTGGTGGGACCGACCGTGGTGACGACGTCGGATGCGCTGGGCGTACCCGCTGATTCGAAGGAAGCGCTGCTGTTCGCGCTGATCGGGTGGCTGACCGCCCACGGGCTCGCGGCCACCCTGCCGGCGTGCACCGGGGCGCGGACCGCGAGCGTCCTGGGGTCCGTCACCGGGCCGCTGCCGCCGCGGACCGCGACCACCCCGGTACGCCTAGTCGTCGAGCCGTAG
- a CDS encoding DivIVA domain-containing protein: protein MTENRLKGRVKGLFAPPPAADELPPIPAGPAGAVPGGMPAGAPSAMPPAAEIDPAAHDSDAERQALQVLVLARRTADEHLANAQREADRIRAEAHAQAEDILGEARAGANVLHRDAEKALGDARGEAERIGRDARSQADALQRESDKTLSDARLAAEEMVNSAQAQADDLVRDGQQRYEEIVGSLEAKSTALQQEIDGLKQFERNYRDRLVTFMQGQLRVLGVGADALPPSSQAAGAKQPRGKQSPTGAHPVVPAQATPAQVGRAAEPVPVAPRTPDGLLGLNDLD, encoded by the coding sequence ATGACCGAGAACCGGCTGAAGGGTCGCGTCAAGGGTCTGTTCGCGCCCCCGCCGGCCGCCGACGAGCTGCCGCCGATCCCGGCCGGCCCGGCCGGCGCGGTGCCCGGTGGCATGCCGGCCGGTGCGCCGAGCGCCATGCCCCCGGCGGCCGAGATCGACCCGGCCGCCCACGACTCCGACGCCGAAAGGCAGGCCCTCCAGGTGCTCGTCCTCGCCCGCCGCACCGCCGACGAACACCTCGCCAACGCCCAGCGGGAGGCCGACCGCATCCGGGCCGAGGCGCACGCCCAGGCCGAGGACATCCTCGGCGAGGCCCGAGCCGGAGCCAACGTGCTGCACCGGGACGCTGAGAAGGCGCTCGGCGACGCCCGTGGCGAGGCCGAGCGCATCGGGCGCGACGCGCGTTCGCAGGCCGACGCGCTCCAGCGGGAGTCCGACAAGACGCTGTCCGACGCCCGGCTGGCCGCCGAGGAGATGGTCAACAGCGCCCAGGCGCAGGCCGACGACCTCGTCCGCGACGGGCAGCAGCGCTACGAGGAGATCGTGGGCAGCCTCGAAGCCAAGAGCACGGCGCTGCAGCAGGAGATCGACGGCCTGAAGCAGTTCGAGCGCAACTACCGCGACCGCCTGGTCACCTTCATGCAGGGACAGCTGCGCGTCCTCGGCGTCGGGGCGGACGCGCTGCCGCCGTCGTCGCAGGCAGCCGGCGCCAAGCAGCCCCGGGGCAAGCAGTCGCCGACCGGCGCGCACCCCGTCGTGCCCGCCCAGGCCACCCCGGCGCAGGTCGGACGGGCCGCCGAGCCGGTACCCGTCGCGCCGCGTACGCCGGACGGCCTGCTCGGGCTGAACGACCTGGACTAG
- a CDS encoding lipid A biosynthesis lauroyl acyltransferase, with product MKIEYLWKTVWSGGGGCPALYRTDGGYVVQGVKLDDATRAALRDLAANEDAVYVPADVLDRLREVA from the coding sequence ATGAAGATCGAGTACCTCTGGAAGACCGTGTGGTCCGGCGGCGGCGGCTGCCCGGCCCTGTACCGCACCGACGGCGGCTACGTCGTGCAGGGCGTCAAGCTCGACGACGCGACCCGCGCCGCCCTGCGCGACCTGGCCGCCAACGAAGACGCGGTGTACGTTCCCGCCGACGTTCTTGATCGACTCCGTGAAGTCGCCTGA
- a CDS encoding methionine ABC transporter permease, translating to MVDLLLPATGETLRMVGLATLFTVLGGLPLGVLLGHGPVGVRHLLGLIVNIGRSLPFIILMIAVIPVTRAIAGTSIGTDAAVVPLTIGAIPFFARLVESALAEVDPGLSEAGHAFGASRTQIIARILLPEALPALIRGLTLTVVALIGYSAMAGVIGGGGLGYLAIRYGYQRFETDVMLATVAVLIGLVQLIQLAGDRLARRLDRRR from the coding sequence ATGGTGGACCTCCTGCTCCCCGCGACCGGCGAGACGCTCCGCATGGTCGGGCTCGCCACCCTGTTCACCGTCCTCGGCGGCTTGCCGCTCGGCGTGTTGCTCGGCCACGGGCCGGTCGGCGTACGCCACCTGCTCGGGCTGATCGTCAACATCGGACGGTCCCTGCCGTTCATCATCCTGATGATCGCCGTCATCCCGGTCACCCGGGCGATCGCCGGCACCTCCATCGGCACCGATGCGGCCGTCGTCCCGCTCACCATCGGCGCGATCCCGTTCTTCGCCCGGCTCGTCGAGAGCGCGCTGGCCGAAGTCGATCCCGGGCTGAGCGAGGCCGGGCACGCCTTCGGCGCCTCGCGTACGCAGATCATCGCCCGCATCCTGCTGCCCGAGGCGCTGCCTGCCCTCATCCGCGGCCTGACCCTGACCGTCGTGGCGCTCATCGGCTACTCCGCGATGGCCGGCGTCATCGGCGGCGGCGGGCTCGGCTACCTCGCCATCCGCTACGGCTACCAGCGCTTCGAGACCGACGTCATGCTCGCCACCGTCGCCGTGCTGATCGGTCTCGTCCAACTCATCCAACTCGCCGGCGACCGTCTGGCTCGCCGGCTCGACCGCCGCCGCTAA
- a CDS encoding Scr1 family TA system antitoxin-like transcriptional regulator, which yields MTTLTERQRETGMLAEALRALRQRTGLSGKDFAAQLGWHASRVSRIEHGRQIPTASDLHAWSALCQVSRSESAELAGLLRRVEAEHRDWRRRMRQGQNSVQADYNQLVERSATVRHFEIAWVPGLVQTAAYARQVFREQVELHRLEVHDEEAAVQTRLARGRQLYNPAKRFEFLLAEPVLRWRTCPQDVLREQLTALRQILALPNVRFGVLPLDRPIATTPQNGFQIYDAVTVVETFSGEIFFSNGATALYARTLDRLWADALTGADVDALLTASITSLE from the coding sequence ATGACCACCCTCACCGAGCGGCAGCGGGAAACCGGAATGCTGGCGGAGGCGCTGCGAGCCCTCCGCCAGCGCACCGGGTTGTCCGGAAAGGACTTCGCCGCCCAGCTCGGGTGGCACGCCTCCCGGGTCAGCCGGATCGAGCACGGCCGCCAGATCCCCACCGCCTCCGACCTGCACGCCTGGTCGGCCCTGTGCCAGGTGAGCCGGTCCGAGTCGGCCGAGCTGGCGGGGCTGCTCCGCCGGGTCGAGGCCGAGCATCGGGACTGGCGACGGCGGATGCGGCAAGGGCAGAACTCGGTCCAGGCCGACTACAACCAACTCGTCGAACGGTCGGCGACCGTACGCCACTTCGAGATCGCCTGGGTTCCCGGACTGGTCCAGACGGCCGCGTACGCCCGGCAGGTGTTCCGCGAACAGGTCGAACTGCACCGGCTCGAGGTCCACGACGAGGAGGCCGCCGTCCAGACGCGGCTGGCCCGGGGGCGGCAGCTGTACAACCCGGCGAAACGGTTCGAGTTCCTGCTCGCCGAGCCGGTGCTGCGGTGGCGTACCTGCCCGCAGGACGTGCTGCGGGAACAGCTGACCGCGCTCCGGCAGATCCTCGCCCTGCCCAACGTCCGGTTCGGCGTGCTCCCGCTGGACCGGCCGATCGCGACCACCCCGCAGAACGGGTTCCAGATCTACGACGCCGTGACCGTGGTCGAGACGTTCAGCGGCGAGATCTTCTTCTCCAACGGCGCGACCGCGCTATACGCCCGCACGCTCGACCGCCTCTGGGCCGACGCGCTCACCGGAGCGGACGTCGACGCGCTGCTCACCGCCTCGATCACCTCGCTAGAGTGA